The window AGTCTTTTCATGTTCAGGACTCCCATTTTGAACAATTTATTTTTTTGCCTTGTCGAAGGCCTGGGCGACGTCTGCCCAGAGATCCTCGACATTTTCCAATCCGACATTGAAGCGGATGGTACGGGGGCTGACGCCGAAGCGCGCCATCGAATTCAAACCCGGCGTCTGCTCGAGCGAAGCCTTTGCCGGCACGACCAGGCTTTCGTGGCCGCCCCAGCTGACGCCGATGCGAAACAGCTTCAGCGCATCGACAAAAGCCGGGATGTCGACATCCTCGGTGACCTCGAAGGAGAAAAGCCCGGCATAGCCGGCGAGCGTTTTCTTGCCGGGATGATTGGAATAAACGGGGTGGTTGACCCGCTCGACCTTGCCATGCGCCTTCAGCCGCTCGGCCAGCGTCAGCCCGCTCTTCATGTGGTGCGGCAATCTCAGCGGCAGCGTGCGCAGGCCGCGCAGCAGCAGCCAGCCTTCGAAGGGCGACAGCTTGGCGCCGAGCTGGGAATAGGTCTGCTCGTTGATGCGCTTGATGTGGGCCGCCGACCCCGCCACCACGCCGGCGACGGTGTCGCTGTGGCCGCCGAGATATTTCGAGGCCGAATGCAGCACCAGGTCGACGCCATGCGAGATCGGCTTCTGGAAGACCGGCGTCGCCCAGGAATTGTCGATGGATGTGACGATACCCTGCTCCTTGGCCAGCCGTGCCAGATGGGCGATGTCCTGCAGCTCGAACATCATCGAAGTCGGGCTTTCGAGATAGAGCAGCCTGGCGCCGGGAAGGGCAGCGGCGACCGCGTCGGGGTCGGAGCCGTCAACATAATCAACCTTGATGTTGAGGCGCGGAAACAGCCGCTCGAACAGCCGGTAGGCGTCACCATAGCAGTTGCGCACGGCAAGGATGCGCTCGCCGGCGCCAACGAAGGCAAGCACGGTGGCGCTGATCGCCGCCATGCCGCTGGAAAAGCCGCGCGCGGCCTCCGCCCCTTCAAGCGCCGCGATGCGGGCCTCGAACTCCATCACCGTCGGGTTGTCGCCGCGCGAATAGATCGGCTGCTTGCGTCGGCCGGCAAAGGTGTCGGCCATGTCGGCATAATTGGCGAAGGTGAACAGCGAGGTCTGGTAGATCGGCGGCACCACCGCGCCGTCCGGGAACGGGTCGTCATGCGCCAGCAGTGTCGCCGCCTCGCCGAGATAGTCGCCGGCCAGGGACGCGGGGTCGAAATCGGTCGGGTGCTCGTTCATTTTCGGTCCGAAAGTTTGAGGTTGGCGGCGCCGCGCTTCAGATCGTCCTCGACGGTGGCGATGAGCTTCAGCGCTTCGGCGCGGGCTCCGGCCGGATCGTGCGCGGCGATGCAGTCGAAGATGGTGCGGTGATAGGGAAAGCTGGCATGGCCGAAATCGCGCACGCCGAGCGGATGTTCCCAGAAGCGGTGGAACAATTCATGCATGGCGGCGATGATCTGCTCGAACAGCGGATTACCGGAGGCGCGGTAGATCGACTGGTGGAACTCCCAGTCCTCTTCCGAGGACATGCCGGCGCGGGTCCGGAAAGCCTCTTCCATGATGTCGAGCTTGCGCTCGATCTCGGCGATCTCGGCCTTGCCGGCGCGGACGGCGCAGAGTGCCGCGGCCTCGGCCTCCAGCGCGCGGCGGATCTCCAGCGTGCGCATCAGGCCGGAAAAATCATTACCGCCGGCCAATGTCAGCGGCATGTGCAGCATGTCGGGCGAGACGGCGGTCTTCAGATAGGTGCCTGAGCCCTGCCGCCGCTCGACGAGGCCCAGCCCCTCCCAGCGGGTCAGCGCCTCGCGCACCGTGTTGCGGCTGACCTTGAGGCGCTCGGCCAGAATGCGCTCGGTCGGCAGCTTCCCGCCGGGGCCCAGCGCCTCCTGCCGGACGAAGCCGGCCAACGCTTTCAGCACCGCGTCGTCGCGGGCCGTGGTCTGGATGGGCGGGAGGAGATCGGTCACGCCAAGCTTTACCGAAAGTGGTCCAATGGTCCAACCAATTTCTGCATGAACGAAGTGGTGAGTCAACCGTGATATTCGGGTTCAATTGGGAGATTTTGGCCGGCTTATGCGCCGACGGCGCAGCCGCTCACGCGCCGACCTCCATGCCGAGCCGATCGGCCTGAGACTGGGCGACCTGCGGCGGACCCTCAAGGACCCAATGTGATCGAATGGCGGCCTGGCCGGCTTCGGTCAGCGCGTAGACGCCGCGCTCGGCCCTGGCGAACCAGCCATAGTAATTGTGCAGCAGGATGCTGGCCGCGCGCGGCGAAAGCACTTTGAGATCGCGCGGCCGCTTCGGGCCTTCGGCCATGGCAGCGGCGCAGGCGAGCGCTTCCTGCCGGTAGGCGGTCATGATCGGTTTTCTGCTGCTGCCGCCGATCGCCGGATCGCCCTTGCGGCGGTGATGTTCCTCGATCAGGCGGGAGCGCCGCCTGGGATCGCGGCGAGGCGGCACGGCGGCGGGGCTGAGCAGCAGCTCGACCTTGCCCTTGCCGTCGACCGCCAGCAGCCCGAAACCCAGCCGCCGGCAGAGCGCGCGAAACCGGCGGTCATGCTCGCGGCCCTTGCCGCGCGCCGACTGCCGAGCCGCGAGCCAGACCTCGTCGCAGGCGGCGGCGCGGTCGACGCCCTGCAGCACGAGCTCGAGGTTGAACTGCAGCTTCAGCTCGCAGATGACGACGACCGGCGGCTCGCCATCGCGCAGCCCGACGATATCGCAGCGGCCGACTTCGCCCTTGACGGTGAAGTCGAGGCTCTCGAGAAACCGCTTCACCGGGCCGTAGAGGGACGTCTCCTGCATGACACAGGCATAACCGATTCGAACCGGCGCGGCACCTGAACGGCGCTCGCCAATCCAACCCGCTGCGTTCCGTGGATTACTGCCTGGCGAACTGGCCCGAATAGGTTTGTCCGGCAAGCGTATAGGTGCCGGCCAGCACTCCATCGGAGAGCATCGTGAAGGTGAGATCCGCCCCGTTCGGGAGGCGCCCAATCTTCAATGTGTTGCCGACAATCCTGCCGGCGCCGTCGGCCACTCCCGGCTTGTTGTCGGCCACATCGCCCCACGCATAGCTGACCGTCACCTGCCCGCCTGGAGAAACCGTCAGCACGGCCAGCTTGCCTTCATAGATGCCATTGAGCTGGCCGGCCCATATGCCCGAAAATGCGGCATATTTGGCCGGAACGCCCTTGCCGGGGGGAGTGATGGTTACGGTCTCGTCCAGCACCGCCGAATTTGGGGCAGCAGGGGCCGCGACAGCAGCCAACGCGGGTTGAGATGGGGGCTCGGGCGGCGACTCGGAAGCCGACTGGCAGGCAACGAGCGCGAAGGCCGTCAAGCCGAGGATCAGAAAAGGGCCGAGAATCAGAAAAGAACTGTTTGGTGGAGCCAATCGGGATCGAACCGACGACCTCTTGAATGCCATTCAAGCGCTCTCCCAACTGAGCTATGGCCCCACTCCCGGCAGTCGGCCGGCGCCGTTTCCGGCGAAGAGATCCGGCGCGGGCCGAAGACCGCGCCGTCGTTAGTGCTGGCGGCTTCTAGCGCCGCCTTCGGTCAAGATCAAGCCTTCAAAGGGCGCTTTTTCGTCACAAGCCAGGAAGGCCGGCAAACGATCGCGCCAAGCGCCGGATCAGACCTCGTCGTCATCGTCGCCGACGCCGATCATGTCGGCAACGTCGTCGTCTTCTTCCTCTTCGTCGGCAAGGAAGGTGTCGTCCTCGTCTTCGCCGAGATCGACATCCTCGTCCTCACCGAGATCGGGCAAATCGTCGCCGCCGGCCTTGGTCTCCTCGTCCGCCTCTTCGAGCGAGACGATCTCGGCACCCTCTTCTTCCTCGGTGTCCAGTTCCTTTTCGGCGACTTCCTCGTCTTCTTCGACGGCGGAAATCTTGCCCTCCTCGAAATAGGAACGCGGATAGCTCTTGCCGGTATAAGGCGAGACGACCGGGTCCTTGTTCAGGTCGTAGAATTTCCGACCCGTTTCGGGGTCGATGCGTTTGGTGCCAAGTTCAGCTTTTGCCACAGCAAGCCTCGTCAGTAAAAGAACGGTCCCCTTAGCGGCAGTTTGCGACGCTGTCAAAGCCAAAAGCCGGCATCATAAAACCCTGTCTTGAAAGGTCTCGCGCCAGGGGATGACCATTGCCCAACGCCGTGATACGAGACCGCCGCACACAACGAATTCCAGCCGGGTCCGCCGGCATTCTGTTTGGAAAAGACCATGTCCCACGCTGCCGCCCCGAAGCCGGCCACGGCCCGCAAGTCCCCAGCGCTGAACGGCGCGGCGCGGGTGCCGGGCGACAAGTCGATCTCGCATCGCTCCTTTATGTTCGGCGGGCTCGCCTCCGGCGAGACGCGCATCACCGGCCTGCTCGAAGGCGAGGATGTGATGCGCACGGGAGCGGCGATGAAAGCGATGGGCGCGCATATCGAAAAGAAGGGAGCCGAGTGGGTGATACGCGGCACCGGCAACGGCGCGCTCTTGCAGCCGGAAGGCCCGCTCGACTTCGGCAATGCCGGCACCGGCTCGCGGCTGACCATGGGCCTGGTCGGCACCTATGACATGGAAACCACCTTCATCGGCGACGCCTCGCTCTCCGGCCGGCCGATGGGCCGGGTGCTCGAGCCGCTGCGCCAGATGGGCGTGCAGGTGCTGAAGGCAGCACCCGGCGACCGCATGCCGATCACGCTGCACGGGCCAAAGCACGCAGCCCCCATCACCTACCGCGTGCCGATGGCCTCGGCGCAGGTTAAATCTGCGGTGCTGCTGGCCGGCCTCAACACGCCAGGCATCACTACCGTGATCGAGCCGGTGATGACGCGCGACCATACTGAAAAGATGCTCAAAGGTTTCGGCGCCAATCTGAGCGTCGAGACTGACGAGCGCGGCGTGCGCCATATCTTCATCGAAGGCCAGGGCAAGCTCATTGGGCAGACGATCGCCGTGCCGGGCGATCCTTCCTCGGCCGGCTTCCCGCTGGTCGCCGCGCTTATCGTGCCGGGCTCCGACATTACGATCGAGAACGTGCTGATGAACCCGACCCGAACCGGGCTTTTGCTGACGCTGCAGGAAATGGGTGGCCGGATCGACATCCTCAACCCGCGCAATGCCGGCGGCGAGGATGTCGCCGACTTGCGTGTTCGATACTCCGAATTGAAGGGTGTCGCCGTGCCGCCCGAACGGGCGCCGTCGATGATCGACGAATATCCGGTGCTGGCGGTTGCCGCGAGCTTCGCCGAGGGCGAGACGCTGATGCAGGGGCTGGAGGAATTGCGCGTCAAGGAATCCGACCGGCTGTCGGCCGTCGCCAACGGGCTGAAGCTCAACGGCGTCGATTGCACGGAAGGCGAGGCGTCGCTCGCCGTGCGCGGCAGGCCCGGCGGCAAGGGACTCGGCGGCCACGCGAATGGCCGGGACACGACGGTGCAGACCCATCTCGACCACCGCATCGCCATGAGCTTTCTGGTGATGGGGCTGGCGACAGAGAAGCCGGTGACGATCGACGACCAGGCGATGATCGCGACGAGCTTTCCGGAGTTCATGGGGCTGATGAAGGGATTAGGCGCGGAAATCGAGTGACGGGTGATGGCAATCGCAAACCTGGAAAATTGGCGTCCGACATCCCTCCCTTCGTCATCCTGGGGCGAAGCAAGGAGCAAAGCGACGCGGCGCAGACCCCAGGATCCATGCCGTGACTTTGAAGCGTCGCAACGGTGCAGAATTCTGGTTCGCTGCACTCTTCGGCTGATGTCACGGCATGGATCCCAGGGTCTCCGCTTCGCTACGCCCTGGGATGACGAAGGCGCGAGGGTTTGTCGCCAAGCAAACGAAGCGTCGGTCCATCCATGACCCCGATCTTCACCATCGCCATCGACGGCCCCGCAGGTGCGGGCAAAGGCACGCTGGCCCGCCGGCTCGCCGACCACTACCGGCTGAACCTGCTCGACACCGGGCTCACCTATCGCGCCGTCGCCCACAAGCTGCTAGAGCTCGGCCTGCCGCTCGACAATGTCTCGGCGGCGGAAACCGCGGCGCGGCAGGTCGATCTGTCAGACCTCGACCGCACGGTGCTGTCGGCGCATGCGGTGGGCGAGGCCGCCTCGAAAGTCGCCGTCATCCCGTCGGTGCGGCGCATCCTGGTCGAAAAGCAGCGCGACTTTGCAAAAAAGTCGCCGGGCGCGGTGCTCGATGGCCGCGACATCGGCACGGTCGTGTGTCCCGACGCCGCGATAAAACTCTATGTGACGGCAAGCGCCGAAGTGCGGGCGAGACGTCGCTTGAATGAAATCGAAAGCATGGGCGGCACGGCCGATTTCGGCGAAATCCTCGCCGACATCGAGCGCCGTGACGAGCGCGACATGGGCCGAGCCGACTCCCCGCTCAAGCCGGCTGCCGACGCGCACTTGCTTGATACCAGCGAAATGGCTATAGAAGCCGCGTTCCTGGCGGCGAGAGCGATCATCGACGACGTGCTCGCCAAGAGAAACAAGGCCTGAGCCTGGGTTTTCTCCCGTGTTTCCGTTGTCGGAGACAGAGAAAATACCCATATCGGGCACGAACCAGCCTGCCAGCATTCTTCATGCGCCGGACTTGCCGCTTAAGAAGCGGCCAAGGGCACTTTGCCCGGAACGCCGGCAGGCCAACGCAACGCTAACCCACGGCGCCCGCTCCGCTCAATTTGCGGGGCATCCAGGAGAAACAATGTCTGTAGCTAATCCCTCTCGCGACGATTTCGCGAGCATGCTCGAAGAATCATTCACCGCCGGCCATTCCGGCGAGGGCCAGGTTGTCCGGGGCACGATCACCGCGATCGAAAAGGACATGGCCATCATCGATGTCGGCCTCAAGGTCGAAGGCCGCGTGCCGCTGAAGGAATTCGGCGCCAAGGGCAAGGAAACCTCCCTCAAGGTCGGCGACACCGTCGAAGTCTATGTCGAGCGCATCGAGAACGCGCTGGGCGAGGCCATGCTGTCGCGCGAGAAGGCTCGCCGCGAGGAGAGCTGGGTGCGCCTGGAAGAGAAGTTCACCAAGGGTGAGCGCGTCGAAGGCGTCATCTTCAACCAGGTCAAGGGCGGCTTCACCGTCGACCTCGACGGCGCCGTGGCGTTCCTGCCGCGCAGCCAGGTCGATATCCGTCCGATCCGCGACGTCTCGCCGCTGATGCACAACCCGCAGCCCTTCGAGATCCTCAAGATGGATCGTCGCCGCGGCAACATCGTGGTATCGCGCCGCACCGTGCTCGAGGAGAGCCGCGCCGAACAGCGTTCGGAAATCGTGCAGAACCTCGAGGAAGGCCAGGTGGTCGAGGGCGTGGTCAAGAACATCACCGACTACGGTGCCTTCGTCGACCTCGGCGGCATCGACGGCCTGCTGCACGTCACCGACATGGCATGGCGCCGCGTCAACCATCCGACCGAGATCCTCAACATCGGCCAGACGGTCAAGGTGCAGATCATCCGCATCAACCAGGAAACCCACCGCATCTCGCTCGGCATGAAGCAGCTCGAGTCGGATCCGTGGTCGGATATCGGCACCAAGTTCCCGATCGGCAAGAAGATCAAGGGCACCGTCACCAACATCACCGACTACGGCGCCTTCGTCGAGCTGGAGCCGGGCATCGAGGGTCTCATCCACGTTTCGGAAATGTCGTGGACGAAGAAGAACGTGCATCCCGGCAAGATCCTGTCGACGACTCAGGAAGTCGACGTGGTGGTGCTCGAGGTCGATCCGGCCAAGCGCCGCATCTCGCTCGGCCTCAAGCAGACGCTCGAGAATCCGTGGGAAGCCTTCGCACGCAACCATCCGGTCGGCAGCCAGGTCGAGGGCGAGGTCAAGAACAAGACCGAGTTCGGCCTGTTCGTCGGGCTCGACGGCGACGTGGACGGCATGGTCCATCTCTCCGACCTCGACTGGACCCGTCCGGGCGAGCAGGTGATCGAAGAGTACAATCGTGGCGACATGGTCAAGGCGCAGGTGCTCGACGTCGACATCGAGAAGGAGCGCATCTCGCTCGGCATCAAGCAGTTGGCCCGCGACACGGTCGGCGAAGCGGCGACTTCCGGCGAATTGCGCAAGAACGCCGTCGTCACCTGCGAGGTCACCGGCGTCAAGGATGGCGGCCTGGAAGTGCGGCTGGTCGACAGCGGCCTCGAGACCTTCATCAAGCGCTCCGACCTCAGCCGCGATCGCGACGAGCAGCGCCCCGAGCGCTTCACCGTCGGCCAGAAGGTCGATGCGCGCGTCATCGCCTTCGACAAGAAGACCCGCAAGCTGCAGGTCTCGATCAAGGCGCTGGAAATCGCCGAGGAGAAGGAAGCGGTCGCCCAGTACGGCTCGACCGACTCCGGCGCCTCGCTGGGCGACATCCTGGGCGCGGCGCTGAAGAAGCAGGGCAGCTAAGCGCTTTCCCACAACCCGAAAACAAAACCCCGCCGGAGCGATCCGGCGGGGTTTTTCTTTGGCGGAATGTCTATGGCATCAGGCTCGGCCGTAGAGCGGCGCCAGCGTGCCGCTCATCGCCTGGTTGGCCGGCGAGGCAAGATAGGCAATCGCTTCGGCTGCCGCCTCCAGACTGACCCATTTGGCGACATCGGCATCCGGCATGGCGGCGCGGTTTGCCGGCGTGTCGAGCGTCGAAGGCGCCACGGCATTGACCAGGATGCCCTTGCCCTTCAGCTCCTCGGCCATTGCCACCGTCATTGCGGCGACGGCTGCCTTGCTCATCGCATAGGCGACCATGCCGGAGCCGCGGCGCGGATCGAGCCCGGCGCGCGCGGTGACGTTGACGATGCGTCCGGCCGTGTCGGATGCCAGCATCGAACGCACCGCCGCGCGGCTGCACAGGAACGCGGTGCGGACATTGGTGTCCATCATTTCGGCAAAGGATGCCGATTCGATCTTTTCCACCGGAGCCATGGTGAATCCGCCGGCGAGATGGATCGAGCCCCAGAGCTCCGGCACATTGTTGTAGAAAGCATCGACCTTTTCCGGATCCGACAGATCGACATTGTGCGCCAGGTGGACGCTCGCATGCGCCGGGTAAGGGAAATGCGGCGGAGCCGCGGCATGGGCGTTGGGCACGTAGCAGATGGCGCCCTGCTCCAGCAACCTGCCGACAACCGCGCCGCCGAGCGCGCCTGTGCCGCCTGTGACCACGACATGTCTGCCGTTAAGCGTTTCCGTCATAGTTCAACCGCTCCTGTCATTTTTATGATTATGCTTCTTGTGGTTATGCCGCCCCAATTTTCGAACGTCGCGCCTTTCGCGCTGTCACTCAATTGAAATATCGGCATGGCTGGCGCAGCGTCTTTGCATGTGTCATCGGGCCGGCGCGGCGCCAATGCGACGATGGCGGGCTGGCGGCAGCCAGGATCTTCAGTCGATGGTGATCTCGACAAGGCGTGGCCGCCCGGCCGCCCGCGCGCGCTTCAGCGCATCGGCGAGGCCGCCAACACCGCTCAGACGCTCGGCCCCGATGCCGTAAGCCTCGGCGAGCTTGCAGAAATCCGGCGGCGCCGGCGACACGCCGACCGGCTCGACGCCGACATCCAGCATCGAGGTCTCGATCTCGCGGTAGCCGCGATTGTTCCAGACGACGAAGATGACCGGCGCTTTCGCATCGAGCGCGGCACCAAGCTCCGCCAAGGTGAACTGGAAGCCGCCGTCGCCGGTGAGACACACGACCGGCGCATCCGGCACCGCAAGGACAGCGCCGATCGCCGCCGGCGGACCGTAACCCAGCGCGCCGAAACCGGTTGCGGCGTTGAACCAGCCGCCCGGCCGGTCGTGATCGTAATAAAGATTCGCGGCATAGATCGGCTGCGTGGAATCGCCGACGATGATCGCGCCGGGCAAGGCGTCGCGGATCACTTCGACGGCCCGTACCTGCGCCACATAATCCGGTTTCAGCTCGGCGAGCGCTGCCTCTCTTGCCGTGGCTGCGCGGGCTTCGCCGTCTTTTGCGGCGACGTGGTCAGGGCCGATCTCGGCCAGGAGCGCACGCAACGCCTCGGCGCAATCGGCCTGGATGCCGACCGTCACCGGGCGGCGGGCGAGCTGGTCGGCGCCGATGTCAATGCGGATCAGCTTCGACGGCAGCACGAAGCCGCCATCGGCATAGCCGTCATAGTCGGTCGGGCCGAATTCGGTGCCGGCCGCTAACACCAGATCGGCGCCGGCCATCAGCGCGCGCATCGCCTTCAGGCTGGGGCTTGCCGGCACACAGAGCGGATGGCGATGCAGCAGGCCGCGCGCATTGGCGGTCTCGACGACCGGCGCGCCGAGCGCTTCAGCAAGGCGCTTCAGCGCCGGTTCGGCCCGCTTCGCCCCGCCGCCGGCCAGGATAAGCGGCCGCCGGGCGGCTTTGATGAGCCTTGCAGCTTCGGTGATCGCCGCCGCTGCCGGCGCGGGCGGCGTAGCGTTGGTCAGCACAGCCGCGATGCCGTCTGCCGGCTTCACCATAACATCGGTCGGGATCTCGATATGGACCGGTCCCGGCCGCGCGGAGGCGAACAGCGCGAAGGCGCGGGCGAGCGCGCCCGGCAATTCGTCAGCCTCGGTGACGCGTTGCGAGAACAGCGCCACCTTCTCCATCATGCCGCGTTGGTCGGGCAGTTCGTGCAGGAAGCCGAGGCCTTTGCCCAGCGTGTCGATGGCGTTGACGCCGGAGATCACCAGCATCGGCACCGAATCGGCGCGCGCCTGGCCCATGGCGGTGATGGTGTTGGTGAGGCCCGGCCCGGTGATGACGAAGGCGACGCCCGGCCGGCCGCTGGCGCGTGCATAGCCGTCGGCCATGAAGCCGGCCCCCTGCTCGTGGCGCGGCGTGACGTGGCGGATTTTTGACCGCGCAAGCCCGCGGTAGAGCTCGACCGTATGCACGCCCGGAATGCCGAAGACGGTGTCGACGCCATGCGCCTCGAGCAACGTGATGAGCGCTTCGCCGAGCGTGGTCATTGGTTTTCTTCCCTTCTCACTTTTCCTGGAATTGCTGTAGCGGCGCAAGGCCGAGTTCGGCCTCGACAGCCTTGATGCCTATCGCTGCCAATTCGCCGGGCGAGAACATCTCGCCGGCAAGGCAGCCTTCGATCCAGAGCCCGTCGATGATTGCATTGATCGCGATGGCATGATGGCGCAGCCGGCTCGCGTCCGGCTTGCGCTGTTCGGCGGCGAGCACCTCGGCCACAACCGCTTCCACCTCATTGCGAAAGCCAAGGTAGCCTTCGCGGTGGGCACGGGCCAGGGTCGCATCCGCACTGGCGCGGCCGAGGAAGGTTGCCCAGAGCGAAAACACCCGCGCATCGATGATCGGCGCGTTGAGGTTGGCGGTGATGAAAGCCGCCAAGCGTTGGCGTGGCGAGGCATCTTCCATGACCAATGCTGCTTTCGCCTGCTCGGTCATGCGGCCGACCAGTGCCGTATAGGCTTCCTGCAGCAATTCTTCCTTGCCGGGGAAATAGTGCCGGATCAGCCCGGCGGTGACGCCGGCACGCAGCGCGATGGTGCGCAAGGTGGCGCCCTGCAGACCATATTGCGCTACGCTGTCGAGAGTCGCTTCGATCAGGTCCTGCCGCCGCCGCTCCTCGCCCTCGCGACGGAACTTGCGGCGCGCGTTCATTGGCGCAGGATCGGCCGCGTCAGGCATGTCGGCCCGCCTTCGCAGGCGATGCAGAGCGCATCCGCCTCGAAGATTTCAACCGTGCAGCCGGCGGCCTCCATCGCGGCTTTGGTCCTGGGAAAGCCTGCAACGGCAATGATCTTGAGCGGGCTGGTCGGCAGTACGTTCAGGCTAAGGCCATTGGACGCGGCGAACTCGTCGGCGTCGCCTTCGACCAGCCGGATGCCGCGCGCCTTCAGCATCTGATAGAACGGGGCCGGCAAAAGCGGTGAATAGACCAGCGCCAGGTCGTCAGCCAGCGGGCTGATCACCGACATCAGATGCAGGCACGCCTCTTCGCCCTGCCACAGCGGCAGGTCAAAGCCGTAGACGGAAATGCCCAGCGGCGTCAGCAGGTTGGAAACCTGCTGGATGCCTTCCTGGTTGGAGCGGATGCCGCGCCCGATCGCCAGCGTGCGGCCATCCAGCCACACACAATCACCGCCTTCGACCTGGCCCGGAGCCTCGACGCGGCCGAGAATCGGAATGCCCAGACTTCTGTAGGTTTCCTCATGCAGGGAGGGCTCCCTGGCGCGCAATGGTTTGCCCATGGACAGGATCAGCGCGCCGCGGTCGGTCATCAGCGATGGGTCATGCGTGAACACCGAATCCGAAAGTCCGTCGGCCTTGTCCTCAATCCATTCGATTTCGGCGCCGGATGCCGCCACCAATTCGGCGAGGACTGCGTGCTGCGAGGCGGCTTTCGCCGGGTCGAATGTCGGGCCGTAGTGCCATGCAGCCCTGTCGGCGCCGCGCATGGCATTGGTTGCCGCCCGCATGAGCACACGCCGCAGCGGCGCCGCCATGGACTGTGATCCGAAAGCGCTCAATCGATGCCCTTTTTAAGCTGAAAAAAATCGAGAAAATTTCATCGGAGGCTATTTATACACTTGCACAATAAGGCCGCAAGTGCCGTAATGAGCGGGATTGACGGGCTCGCGCTGTTGGGTCCATGCTGAAGTCTGGAGCGGGCAATACAGCGTATGTTGATTAGCCGGATAGACGTTCGACGAACTGCCGTCGACCATACAGAGGTCACCCGGTGAGCGCGGTGGAAGCTGCCGCAGTCTTACCCGGCAAGGTCCAGGACGGCGCCGCCGAAGCCATCCATGTCGAAAACCTGCATAAGAAATTCGGCCATTTGCATGTGCTGAAGGGCGTTTCGCTGTCGGCGCGCGACGGCGAGGTAATCGCCATCATCGGCGGCTCGGGCTCGGGCAAGTCGACGCTGCTGCGCTGCATCAACTGCCTGGAGAACCCGACCAGCGGCATCATCCGGGTCAATGGCGAGGAGATAAAGCTGAAGGCCGACAGCCACGGCCACACCATTCCCGCCGACCGCAAGCAGATCGAGCGCATCCGCTCCAAGCTCGGCATGGTGTTCCAGAATTTCAATCTGTGGAGCCACATGACGCTGATCGAGAACGTCATCGAGGTTCCGGTGCATGTGCTGGGCGTCAAGCGCGACGAAGCGATCGCCCAGGCCGAGAAACTGCTTGCCCGCGTCGGCCTGGCCGAGAAGCGCGACGTCTATCCTGCCTATCTGTCGGGCGGCCAGCAGCAGCGCGCCGCGATCGCCCGGGCGCTGGCGATCAATCCGCGCGTCATGCTGTTCGACGAACCGACCTCGGCGCTCGACCCGGAGCTGGTCGGCGAGGTGCTGAAGGTGATCGGCGACCTGGCGCGCGAGGGGCGCACAATGGTGCT is drawn from Mesorhizobium sp. B1-1-8 and contains these coding sequences:
- a CDS encoding PLP-dependent transferase; this translates as MNEHPTDFDPASLAGDYLGEAATLLAHDDPFPDGAVVPPIYQTSLFTFANYADMADTFAGRRKQPIYSRGDNPTVMEFEARIAALEGAEAARGFSSGMAAISATVLAFVGAGERILAVRNCYGDAYRLFERLFPRLNIKVDYVDGSDPDAVAAALPGARLLYLESPTSMMFELQDIAHLARLAKEQGIVTSIDNSWATPVFQKPISHGVDLVLHSASKYLGGHSDTVAGVVAGSAAHIKRINEQTYSQLGAKLSPFEGWLLLRGLRTLPLRLPHHMKSGLTLAERLKAHGKVERVNHPVYSNHPGKKTLAGYAGLFSFEVTEDVDIPAFVDALKLFRIGVSWGGHESLVVPAKASLEQTPGLNSMARFGVSPRTIRFNVGLENVEDLWADVAQAFDKAKK
- a CDS encoding FadR/GntR family transcriptional regulator, whose protein sequence is MTDLLPPIQTTARDDAVLKALAGFVRQEALGPGGKLPTERILAERLKVSRNTVREALTRWEGLGLVERRQGSGTYLKTAVSPDMLHMPLTLAGGNDFSGLMRTLEIRRALEAEAAALCAVRAGKAEIAEIERKLDIMEEAFRTRAGMSSEEDWEFHQSIYRASGNPLFEQIIAAMHELFHRFWEHPLGVRDFGHASFPYHRTIFDCIAAHDPAGARAEALKLIATVEDDLKRGAANLKLSDRK
- a CDS encoding DUF2161 domain-containing phosphodiesterase, which produces MQETSLYGPVKRFLESLDFTVKGEVGRCDIVGLRDGEPPVVVICELKLQFNLELVLQGVDRAAACDEVWLAARQSARGKGREHDRRFRALCRRLGFGLLAVDGKGKVELLLSPAAVPPRRDPRRRSRLIEEHHRRKGDPAIGGSSRKPIMTAYRQEALACAAAMAEGPKRPRDLKVLSPRAASILLHNYYGWFARAERGVYALTEAGQAAIRSHWVLEGPPQVAQSQADRLGMEVGA
- a CDS encoding TIGR02300 family protein codes for the protein MAKAELGTKRIDPETGRKFYDLNKDPVVSPYTGKSYPRSYFEEGKISAVEEDEEVAEKELDTEEEEGAEIVSLEEADEETKAGGDDLPDLGEDEDVDLGEDEDDTFLADEEEEDDDVADMIGVGDDDDEV
- the aroA gene encoding 3-phosphoshikimate 1-carboxyvinyltransferase; translated protein: MSHAAAPKPATARKSPALNGAARVPGDKSISHRSFMFGGLASGETRITGLLEGEDVMRTGAAMKAMGAHIEKKGAEWVIRGTGNGALLQPEGPLDFGNAGTGSRLTMGLVGTYDMETTFIGDASLSGRPMGRVLEPLRQMGVQVLKAAPGDRMPITLHGPKHAAPITYRVPMASAQVKSAVLLAGLNTPGITTVIEPVMTRDHTEKMLKGFGANLSVETDERGVRHIFIEGQGKLIGQTIAVPGDPSSAGFPLVAALIVPGSDITIENVLMNPTRTGLLLTLQEMGGRIDILNPRNAGGEDVADLRVRYSELKGVAVPPERAPSMIDEYPVLAVAASFAEGETLMQGLEELRVKESDRLSAVANGLKLNGVDCTEGEASLAVRGRPGGKGLGGHANGRDTTVQTHLDHRIAMSFLVMGLATEKPVTIDDQAMIATSFPEFMGLMKGLGAEIE
- the cmk gene encoding (d)CMP kinase, yielding MTPIFTIAIDGPAGAGKGTLARRLADHYRLNLLDTGLTYRAVAHKLLELGLPLDNVSAAETAARQVDLSDLDRTVLSAHAVGEAASKVAVIPSVRRILVEKQRDFAKKSPGAVLDGRDIGTVVCPDAAIKLYVTASAEVRARRRLNEIESMGGTADFGEILADIERRDERDMGRADSPLKPAADAHLLDTSEMAIEAAFLAARAIIDDVLAKRNKA
- the rpsA gene encoding 30S ribosomal protein S1 translates to MSVANPSRDDFASMLEESFTAGHSGEGQVVRGTITAIEKDMAIIDVGLKVEGRVPLKEFGAKGKETSLKVGDTVEVYVERIENALGEAMLSREKARREESWVRLEEKFTKGERVEGVIFNQVKGGFTVDLDGAVAFLPRSQVDIRPIRDVSPLMHNPQPFEILKMDRRRGNIVVSRRTVLEESRAEQRSEIVQNLEEGQVVEGVVKNITDYGAFVDLGGIDGLLHVTDMAWRRVNHPTEILNIGQTVKVQIIRINQETHRISLGMKQLESDPWSDIGTKFPIGKKIKGTVTNITDYGAFVELEPGIEGLIHVSEMSWTKKNVHPGKILSTTQEVDVVVLEVDPAKRRISLGLKQTLENPWEAFARNHPVGSQVEGEVKNKTEFGLFVGLDGDVDGMVHLSDLDWTRPGEQVIEEYNRGDMVKAQVLDVDIEKERISLGIKQLARDTVGEAATSGELRKNAVVTCEVTGVKDGGLEVRLVDSGLETFIKRSDLSRDRDEQRPERFTVGQKVDARVIAFDKKTRKLQVSIKALEIAEEKEAVAQYGSTDSGASLGDILGAALKKQGS